One Glycine soja cultivar W05 chromosome 2, ASM419377v2, whole genome shotgun sequence genomic region harbors:
- the LOC114398823 gene encoding 60S ribosomal protein L35a-1-like, with product MEWALQKNPSWPAPFDSVYKNPETDITTPSAELSRREKEEQEASPLPNMVKGRQGERVRLYVRGSILGYKRSKSNQYPNTSLIQIENVNTKEEVAWYCGKRMAYIYKAKVKKDGSHYRCIWGKVTRPHGNSGIVRAKFKSNLPPRSMGARVRVFMYPSNI from the exons ATGGAATGGGCCTTGCAGAAAAACCCTAGCTGGCCCGCTCCGTTTGACTCTGTCTATAAGAATCCCGAAACTGATATTACTACTCCTTCCGCCGAGCTtagtagaagagaaaaggaggaGCAGGAGGCATCACCGTTACCAAACATGGTGAAAGGGCGCCAAGGAGAGCGTGTTAG ACTTTACGTCAGGGGTTCAATACTTGGATACAAGAG GTCCAAGTCAAATCAATACCCAAACACCTCATTAATCCAGATTGAGAATGTAAACACTAAGGAAGAAGTTGCGTGGTACTGTGGGAAGCGTATGGCTTACATTTACAAAGCCAAGGTAAAGAAGGACGGAAGCCACTATCGCTGCATTTGGGGTAAGGTCACCAGGCCTCATGGTAACAGTGGTATAGTTCGTGCTAAGTTCAAGTCCAATCTGCCGCCCAGATCaatg GGAGCAAGGGTTAGAGTCTTCATGTATCCAAGCAATATATGA